Proteins from a genomic interval of Plectropomus leopardus isolate mb unplaced genomic scaffold, YSFRI_Pleo_2.0 unplaced_scaffold15368, whole genome shotgun sequence:
- the LOC121964363 gene encoding UPF0450 protein C17orf58 homolog codes for MSECRKEKEEREYYCYSEFAVNGIVHDIDVVRKGIRLITLMVSSDGFYKMSRLYVTPDSFFFKVRLLVLDTYKCSKPCPDIKLGTRYIIMGQIYHRRRHLPTDLLNLLGGKLKPGDGLLRSNNYVKRFNKRRHQKALEATRSRCR; via the exons ATGAGCGAGTGcaggaaggagaaggaggagagggagtaTTACTGCTACAGTGAGTTTG CTGTAAACGGGATAGTTCACGATATTGATGTGGTGCGTAAAGGAATACGTCTCATTACATTGATGGTGAGCAGCGACGGTTTCTACAAGATGAGTCGTCTCTACGTGACCCCAGACAGCTTTTTCTTCAAAGTTCGCCTTCTGGTCCTGGACACCTACAAGTGCAGCAAGCCCTGCCCCGACATCAAACTCG GGACCAGATACATCATAATGGGACAGATCTACCACCGGAGGCGCCACCTCCCCACTGACCTCCTGAACCTACTGGGGGGTAAACTGAAACCCGGAGACGGACTCCTGCGGAGCAACAACTATGTCAAGAGATTCAACAAACGGAGGCACCAGAAAGCCCTGGAGGCCACCCGCTCCAGGTGTAGGTGA